From Hydrogenispora ethanolica, the proteins below share one genomic window:
- the yyaC gene encoding spore protease YyaC has product MWNQLIKKKGDSNDLLNFNSRIHIEHPNAAAVFQANLGLFLSHLYDPSGDLIILCIGTDRSTGDSLGPLTGSKLQQLNLGKTHIFGTLDNPVHAVNLQEIIQQIENDFKNPFIIALDACLGRSESVGYISIKEGPLQPGTGVNKNLPAVGNLHIIGIVNVGGFMEYMVLQNTRLSLVMKMADIISQGIWREIQKQGLVEPAAAETAYSAEPPLP; this is encoded by the coding sequence ATGTGGAACCAGCTCATTAAGAAAAAGGGCGACTCCAATGACTTGCTGAATTTCAATTCGCGAATTCATATCGAGCACCCCAACGCGGCCGCCGTCTTTCAAGCCAATTTAGGTTTATTCCTCTCTCATTTATATGATCCAAGCGGCGATCTGATTATTCTTTGTATCGGAACCGACCGTTCTACCGGCGATTCTTTGGGCCCGCTCACCGGCAGCAAACTGCAACAGCTGAATCTCGGCAAAACCCATATCTTCGGAACTTTGGATAACCCGGTTCACGCCGTCAATCTACAGGAAATTATCCAGCAGATTGAGAACGATTTTAAGAACCCTTTCATTATCGCGTTGGATGCATGCCTGGGGCGTTCCGAAAGCGTCGGTTATATCAGCATCAAGGAGGGTCCATTGCAGCCCGGGACCGGCGTCAACAAAAATCTGCCGGCCGTCGGCAACCTGCATATTATCGGGATTGTGAATGTCGGCGGCTTTATGGAGTATATGGTCCTGCAAAACACCCGTCTGAGTCTGGTCATGAAAATGGCCGACATCATCAGCCAGGGAATCTGGCGCGAAATCCAGAAGCAGGGGCTGGTCGAACCGGCCGCGGCCGAGACGGCTTATTCGGCTGAACCGCCCCTCCCCTAA
- a CDS encoding VanW family protein translates to MSWLQKSAVSWRVSVPVVFAAFFVSLLVSTLFVAWTNGRIMPGVTVTGQPIGGMMLPEAGRYLARYAEKAQHRKIMLSYPGKRVSVIPGAIGIQTDVRATLRRAYRVGRNGSFFERLAERWRVRKHGREIAPVFKNNQATLDTFFRYLEPGIAIEPIRSVVTLGADDQVTYTGSRVGRSIVRDALILQLQQAVYQTSIHEIAIPVKTEVPALTEAQIGAWQLDRILGSFTTHFNPTNVDRTHNLELALNAINNVLVYPGQKFSFNDRVGPRVPASGYKEAPVVFLGKLVPGVGGGVCQVSTTLYNAVLMGNLKVTRRINHSLPSAYVPMGQDATVSYGNIDFVFENNYPTPVLVVTRLIPPNLTVAVLGKKTNWETVALETNLLETYPFSTKEIPDPSLRSGERVKASPGVKGYKVELWRSIFYSDGTSKRQRENVSIYPAQPEEYKVGTKDGKVEKAANTVQ, encoded by the coding sequence TTGAGTTGGCTTCAAAAATCGGCAGTGTCCTGGCGGGTCTCGGTTCCCGTCGTATTCGCCGCCTTTTTTGTTTCATTGTTGGTCAGTACGCTCTTTGTGGCCTGGACGAACGGCCGGATTATGCCCGGAGTGACCGTAACCGGGCAGCCGATCGGCGGTATGATGCTTCCTGAAGCCGGACGTTACCTCGCCCGGTATGCGGAGAAGGCGCAGCATCGGAAGATTATGCTGAGTTATCCGGGTAAGAGAGTCAGCGTAATCCCGGGAGCCATCGGCATCCAAACGGATGTCCGGGCTACTCTCCGCCGGGCCTACCGGGTTGGGCGCAATGGATCGTTTTTTGAGCGTTTGGCCGAACGCTGGCGCGTGCGGAAGCACGGCCGGGAGATCGCTCCGGTTTTCAAGAACAATCAGGCCACTTTGGATACTTTCTTCCGTTATCTTGAGCCGGGGATCGCGATCGAACCCATCCGTTCCGTGGTCACTTTAGGGGCCGATGATCAGGTGACCTATACCGGCAGCCGGGTAGGCCGGAGCATTGTCCGGGATGCCTTGATTCTGCAACTCCAACAAGCGGTTTATCAGACGTCGATCCATGAAATTGCCATCCCTGTCAAAACCGAAGTTCCGGCACTGACGGAAGCGCAGATCGGCGCATGGCAGCTGGACCGGATCCTCGGTAGTTTTACGACGCATTTCAATCCGACCAATGTAGACCGGACGCACAATCTGGAGTTGGCCCTGAATGCCATCAATAATGTCCTGGTGTACCCGGGCCAAAAATTTTCATTTAATGACCGGGTCGGTCCGCGGGTTCCCGCCAGCGGTTATAAAGAAGCGCCCGTGGTGTTCCTCGGCAAGCTGGTTCCGGGTGTGGGAGGAGGAGTCTGCCAAGTCTCCACCACCTTGTATAATGCCGTATTAATGGGGAATCTCAAGGTGACCCGGCGGATTAATCATAGTTTGCCCAGCGCATACGTGCCGATGGGGCAGGATGCCACCGTATCCTATGGGAACATTGATTTTGTTTTCGAGAATAATTATCCGACGCCGGTTTTGGTAGTCACCCGGCTCATTCCGCCTAATCTTACCGTCGCGGTCCTGGGCAAAAAGACTAATTGGGAGACGGTGGCGCTGGAAACCAATCTTTTGGAGACCTATCCCTTTAGTACGAAGGAGATTCCCGATCCCAGCCTCCGGTCCGGCGAACGGGTAAAAGCCAGTCCCGGAGTGAAGGGTTATAAGGTCGAACTTTGGCGTTCCATCTTCTATTCCGACGGCACTTCAAAAAGGCAGCGGGAAAATGTGAGTATATATCCAGCGCAACCTGAAGAATATAAAGTTGGCACCAAAGACGGGAAGGTTGAGAAAGCTGCCAACACAGTACAATAA
- a CDS encoding ABC transporter ATP-binding protein, translating into MAKVIFDHVSKKYSGNVMAVKDANLEIKDKEFVVFVGPSGCGKTTSLRMVAGLEEISEGNIYIGDNIVNNVAPKDRDIAMVFQNYALYPHMDVYNNMAFGLKLRKFPKPEIDRRVKEAAKILGIEGLLDRKPKALSGGQRQRVALGRAIVREPKVFLMDEPLSNLDAKLRVQTRAEISKLHNRLQTTIIYVTHDQVEAMTMGDRIVVMKDGIIQQVGAPLDIYDNPTNVFVAGFIGTPPMNFLDGVVKEVGGKFIVDMGPIKVKIPDGKFKQIREYLNKPVVFGIRPEDITENIGSAPDDEIIVGTVDVSELLGAEVNLYMSVGELSFTASVDSHTRATDGEKHQVVFNSEKIHLFDKQTEKAIV; encoded by the coding sequence ATGGCAAAAGTTATATTTGACCACGTTTCCAAAAAATATTCCGGAAACGTCATGGCAGTGAAAGATGCCAACCTGGAGATTAAGGACAAAGAGTTCGTCGTATTCGTCGGTCCCTCCGGTTGCGGTAAAACCACCTCGCTCCGGATGGTCGCCGGTTTGGAAGAGATCTCCGAAGGCAACATCTACATTGGAGATAACATTGTCAATAATGTTGCGCCGAAAGACCGCGACATCGCGATGGTTTTCCAGAACTATGCCTTGTATCCGCATATGGATGTTTACAACAACATGGCTTTCGGCTTGAAACTCCGCAAATTCCCGAAACCCGAGATTGACCGCCGCGTGAAAGAAGCCGCCAAAATTTTGGGTATCGAAGGCTTGCTCGACCGGAAACCGAAGGCGCTCTCCGGCGGACAAAGACAGCGGGTTGCCTTGGGCCGCGCCATCGTTCGCGAACCGAAGGTCTTCTTGATGGACGAACCGCTCTCCAACTTGGACGCCAAATTACGGGTACAGACCCGCGCCGAGATCAGCAAATTGCACAACCGCCTCCAAACCACCATCATCTATGTTACGCATGACCAGGTGGAAGCGATGACCATGGGCGACCGGATCGTCGTGATGAAAGACGGCATCATTCAACAAGTCGGCGCTCCGCTGGACATTTACGACAACCCGACCAATGTCTTCGTGGCCGGATTCATCGGCACTCCGCCGATGAACTTCCTCGACGGCGTAGTCAAGGAAGTCGGCGGCAAGTTCATCGTCGATATGGGTCCGATCAAAGTGAAAATTCCCGACGGCAAGTTCAAACAGATCCGCGAGTATCTCAACAAGCCGGTTGTCTTCGGTATTCGCCCGGAAGACATCACCGAGAACATCGGTTCGGCTCCGGATGACGAGATCATCGTCGGTACCGTCGACGTTTCCGAATTGCTCGGCGCCGAGGTCAATCTGTATATGTCCGTTGGCGAACTCTCCTTCACCGCTTCGGTCGATTCCCATACCCGCGCCACCGACGGTGAAAAACATCAGGTGGTCTTCAATTCCGAGAAGATCCATCTCTTCGACAAACAGACCGAGAAAGCCATCGTCTGA
- a CDS encoding spore coat protein, whose translation MYTDREMTLDALEIAKTGAVSFTQAATETSNPAIRQALLQMRAQCEQTQQQIGQYAQTKNYYKPAPPAPHQDVAAINQFLQQTIASGNLQ comes from the coding sequence ATGTATACCGATCGGGAAATGACCCTTGACGCCTTGGAGATCGCCAAGACCGGCGCGGTCAGCTTCACCCAGGCTGCCACCGAAACCAGCAATCCCGCAATTCGTCAGGCCCTGCTCCAGATGCGGGCCCAGTGCGAACAGACCCAGCAACAGATCGGCCAGTACGCCCAGACCAAAAATTACTATAAACCGGCTCCGCCCGCCCCGCATCAGGATGTCGCGGCGATTAACCAGTTTCTGCAGCAGACGATTGCCAGCGGCAATTTGCAATAA